Below is a genomic region from Medicago truncatula cultivar Jemalong A17 chromosome 3, MtrunA17r5.0-ANR, whole genome shotgun sequence.
ATATAATGATCTTCCGCAATGGTTGAATGTGATGAAGGAGACGATGCCAGGGACCGTCTTCGATTTAAAAACGCAGATTGGCGAGAATGGAGAGACACAATTTCATCGTCTATTTTGGGCCTTCTATCCATGCATCAATGGGTTTAAGTATTGCAAACCAGTTGTCCATGTCGACGGGACGTGGTTGTATGGCAAGTacaaaggaacattgttgcTTGCGGTAGCACAAGATGGAAACAACAAAACGATTCCAATCGCCTTTGCGCTTGTCGAAGGTGAGACAAAGGAGGGctggagtttttttttgaaaaatctaagaagGCACGTCACAAAGGGAATATCTGTCTGCATGGTCTCCGACAGACATGAATCAATTAAAAGCGCATTCAATGACCCAAGGAATGGTTGGCAAGCAACTGGTTCAGCTCATGTGTACTGCATTCGACACATTAAGCAGAATTTCATGAGGACAATCAAGGATGGAGATCTTAAGGATGTTGTCAATAATATGGGTAACAATATTatgttacagtttttttttatatcgtgTTATTATTAAATAGGTTCACTATCtaactaattgttttttcttaacatgcaGGATATGCCCTAAACGTACCCTTGTTCAATTACTATCGTGGTGTAATCCAAGAGGCAAATCAGCGTGCATTAGATTGGGTGGACAATATTCCGAAAGAAAAGTGGACTCAAGCATATGATGAGGGTCGACGATGGGGCCAAATGACAAGCAACATCGTTGAGTCGTGGAACTCTGTGTTTAAGGGAACACGCAACCTACCTGTTACACCTATAGTTCAATCAACCTACTATAGGCTGGCATGTCTCTTTGCTGATAGGGCTCAAAAAGCGTTTGCAAGGGTAGGTTCCGGAGATTTGTTCAGTGAATATTGCCAAAATGCGATTCAGGATGACA
It encodes:
- the LOC112420208 gene encoding uncharacterized protein — protein: MSQDHRKLNYKLISQSIKTLVHADASVTPKLIIAHIKEKFNYTTTYRKAWLAKNAAIESIYGKWEESYNDLPQWLNVMKETMPGTVFDLKTQIGENGETQFHRLFWAFYPCINGFKYCKPVVHVDGTWLYGKYKGTLLLAVAQDGNNKTIPIAFALVEGETKEGWSFFLKNLRRHVTKGISVCMVSDRHESIKSAFNDPRNGWQATGSAHVYCIRHIKQNFMRTIKDGDLKDVVNNMGYALNVPLFNYYRGVIQEANQRALDWVDNIPKEKWTQAYDEGRRWGQMTSNIVESWNSVFKGTRNLPVTPIVQSTYYRLACLFADRAQKAFARVGSGDLFSEYCQNAIQDDIVKSNTHHVEQFDRERYTFSVRETVNYREGRPMGTFKVDLRAGWCDCGKFQALHLPCSHVIAACSSFRHDYTTLIPPVFKNESVYSIYNTAFKVVHDKSYWLPYDGPVLCHNPNMQRLKKGRPNSTRIRTEMDEEVVERTPTPRRCGLCRHTGHIRRNCPSLNNR